The nucleotide window GCGGAGAAGACGTACTCCACCACCGCAATCGCATTACAGCCCGGCGCGGCGGAAAAACCGATACCGGCCGCCGCCAGTGAGGTGTCATCCACATGATCGGTGCCGGCGGTGGCGGTACCGACAAATTTCACGGACGTGCCCGCCAGCAGCGCGGCGTTGACCCGAGTTACCGAACGCACCATCAGGGCGCTGGCATCTTTCAGCTCTGCTTCCGGCAACGGACGGCCCGGTACGGCCATCACCTCTCCGGTGCGGCTGAACAGTTCACGGGCGTACGGCATGTTTTCATCGACGAGAATTTTCACTGCGGCGGTCCTGTCTGCTTGAAATAATCGGGGCCTATCATGGCATAAAGCCGGGGATTAGCCTAACCGGCTGCGATAGCGTTCCGGCGTGGTGCCGGCCTGCTGCTGAAACATGACAATCAGCGCCGAGGCCGAACTGTAGCCAAGATCGTGCGCGATGCGCTGCACGCTCCAGCCCTGCTCCAGCAGGGCAATGGCGCGCAAAAAACGCAGACGCTGCCGCCACTCGCTGAACGACATCTTCAGCTGCTGCTGACAGCGCCGCGCCAGCGTACGCTCAGTGGTGTATACGCGCTTTGCCCATTGTGCCAGCGTGGTGCTGTCGCCGGGGTTGGCCTCCAGCGCACGCAGAATGGGCGCCAGAAATTTGTCATCCGACACCGGCAAATAGCTGGTGTGCGCCGGGGCCAGCCGCAGCCGATCGGTCAGCACCTCACAGAGCCGCCAGTCGGCATCGCTCTGCGGCTGCGTCAGGCCGCGCCGGGCAAACTCATTCATGATGGCGTGTGCAATGGCATCTGCCCTCAGCAGGCAGGCTTTCTCCGGCATTCCGGTGCATAAATCAGCGGCGAGGTTAAAGGTGCGGAACTGCGCCAGTGCGTGGTTGTAGCTGCTGTGCCGCTGCCCGGGCGGGATCCAGATAGGCATATCAGCCGGGGTCAGCAGCCGCTCACCCTCAACATCCATCTCCAGCACGTGGCCGGTGACAAAAATCACCTGCCCCCACGCGTGGCGATGCGGCAGATATTCCGTTCTGGCGTTGGTCTGTTCATAACGCATGAAGTAGCGCAGCTGCGGCGCATCGGCCGGTGGCTGATATTCAATCTGCTGGGTCATTCTGTCCGGTCAGTAATGAATTTTGTCCGATTTTAATTATCTGTTTTAAACCGGTCAAACGTAAGCTAGCCGCGATACTTTTACGGAGCCGCATCATGAATGTTTTTTTCCCGCTGATTGCCGTGCTGATCTGGTCAGTCAACACCATCGTCAGCAAACTGTCCGCTGACAGCATCGATCCCGCCGCCATCTCCTTTTATCGCTGGCTGCTGGCCCTGCTGGTCCTGACGCCATTCTGCCTGCCCGGCGTATGGCGCCACCGCCATACCCTGAAAGCACACCTCGGGCAGCTGCTGCTGCTTGGCCTGCTGGGCATGGTGCTTTACCAGAGCCTGGCCTATTACGCGGCGCATACGGTATCGGCGGTGATGATGGGCATTCTGGGGGCGACCATACCGCTGCTGACCATTCTGCTCAGCCTGCTGCTGCTGCGTCTGGCGCCAACGCGCGGCATTCTGCTCGGCGGCCTGCTGTCGTTTGCCGGACTGGTATGGCTGGTCAGCGCGGGCAATCCGGCACAGCTGCTGCATCAGCGCCCGGGCAATGGGGAACTGATGATGCTGGCCGCCTCTACCTCGTACGCGCTGTATGGTGTGCTGACCAAACGCTGGGCCATTCCGCTGCCCACCTGGCAGAGTTTGTATGTGCAGATTTTCTTTGGCGTGCTGCTGCTATTGCCGGGCTTTCTGCACGCGCCGGACGTGTCGCTGAACGCGGCCAATGTGCCGCTGGTGCTGTTCGCCGGCCTGTTTGCGTCTATTATCGCGCCGTTTCTGTGGATCCTCGGCGTACAGCGTCTGGGTGCCAGCACCACCAGCATCTTTATGAACCTGATCCCGGTATTTACCGCGCTGATTGCCGTCCTGTTTTTACATGAGCAGCTGCAGCTGTATCACTGGACAGGCGGCGGAATTACGCTGACGGGCGTCATGCTGGCCCAGCGCCTGAAAACGCCGCTGCGTAAGCCGCGTACGGTGCAGCCTCCGGTCAGGGAAAGCTGACGCGTACCCGCAGGCCGCCGAGCTGCGGGCTGCGATCCAGCCGCAGCCGGGCACCGTGCCAGGCGCAGATATCCTTCACCAGCGCCAGCCCGATACCCACGCCGGGCTGGCTGGCGTGATCGAGCCGGCCAAACGGCTGCAGCGCCTGCTGCTGCTGATCCTCGGCGATACCCGGTCCGCTGTCCTCAATTTCCAGCAGCCGGCCGTGCAGTCGCGCGGTCACCGTTCCGCCATCGGGCGTATATTTGATGGCGTTATCCAGTAGATTGGCGCACAGCTCGGCCAGCAACAGCGCATCGCCCTCCACGCTGGCCGCCTCGTCGCCCTCAAACCCGAGATCAATCTGTTTATGGCGCGCCGCCGGATAGCCGCTGAAGCAGGCCTGCTGCACTATTGCGCTCAGATTGACGCGGCTGAAAGGTTTATCTTCGCCGTGACGCGCTTTGATCTGCGCCAGCTGCAGCAGGCGGTCCGTCAGCTGTACGGTGTCGTCCAGCGTATGGCGCATTCCCTGCAGGCTTTCGCGCCACTGGCGGGGATCGTCACTGCTGAGTGCCACCGCCACCTGGGTTTTCAGGATGGTCAGCGGCGTGCGCAGCTGGTGCGCTACGTCGGCGCTGAACCGCTCCTGACGCGCCAGCAGGCCGCGCAGGCGCTCCAGGTGCCGGTTAAACGCCACAATCAGCGGCTGCAGCTCTGACCACGGCAGCAGCGACGGCAGCGGTGTCAGCTCGCCCGGTGCCCGGCGCAGCATGATGCGCGACAGCCGGCGCAGCGGCCGCAGCACTTTCCGCAGCAGCAGGCTCGCCAGCAGCAGCGTCATCAGCACCAGAAAACTCTGGCTGACCAGCGCCGTGCGCAGCAGGCTTTCGGCAAAGGCGTGCCGCGAATTCAGCGTTTCCGCCACCAGCACCAGCGCCATGCCCTCCACGCCCTCCTCACTCACCGGCTGCCACAGCGCCGCGATGCGAATCGGCTGCCTGCGATAACGGGCATCATAAAAGTGTACCAGCGCCGGATAAACCTCTGACAGCGGTGCGTTGCGCGGCAGCAGGGGAAGATCGGGATAGCCGGAGAGGGTTTTGCCTTCCGGTGAAATCACCTGATAAAACAGCTGATCGTTCATGTTGCGTTCGAAGCTGTCGAGCACCACCCAGGGCACATCGACCTCAAGATGCCGCTGGCGCACCACCAGACGTTCCGCAACGGTGCGCGCTGAAGCCAGCAGCGAGCGATCGTAGGCCTGATTGGCCGCCTGCAGTGCGCTTTGATAGTGGGTATACACCGACAGGCCCCACAGCAGCAGCAGCGGCGCGCCGAGCCAGAGCAACAACTCGCCGCGCAGTGAATGGATCAGGCGCACGGCTGGCATTCCAGGCTGTAACCCAGCCCGCGCAGCGTGACGATCGCCACATCGCTGCCCGCCAGTTTTTTCCGCACCCGGTGTACGTAGAGTTCGATACTTTCCGGGCTGGCTTCGTCGGCCAGTGTGAACGTCTGTTCATAAAGATGCTGACGCGATACCGGGCGGCCGGGTCGCTGCATCAGGGTGGAAAGCACGCTGGCTTCGCGCGGCGTCAGCAGCAGCGGCTTATGGTTAAGCAGAAAATAGCCTTCGCTGTCGCGCTCCAGCTGACCAATCATCTGTGTCTGCGCGGCCTGCCCCTGGCTGCGGCGCAGCAGCGCGCGCAGGCGTGCTTCCAGCTCATCCAGTTCAAACGGTTTGGTCAGGTAATCATCGGCACCGGCATTCAGCCCCTGCACGCGCTGTTCCAGCGCGCTGTGTGCGGTCAGCAGCAGCACCGGCACGCGCTGCCCGCGCTTGCGCAGCCGCGCCAGCACCGCCAGACCATCCAGCCGCGGCAGGGAGACATCCAGTACCACCAGCGCGTAATTCTCACTCTGCAGCACATGGTCCGCCGCCACGCCGTCTGCCACCCAGTCCACGGCGAAGCCTTTCTGCGTCAGGGCTTTCTGCAGCCAGTTCGCCAGTTCCACCGTATCTTCTACCAGTAAGAGACGCATATCACATCCTGTTACTTTTGCTGATGGCTGAAAGGTAAATGAAAGGTTGCACCCTTAACAATTCAGCAACGCCGAATATTCGGTAGCAATCACACTCTGGAAGAATCCATGGAGCGACAGATGAAAAAAACAATGCGCACCGCCCTCGCCACGACCCTGCTGGCTTTATCGGTGTCCGCCGCCAGCGCGGCTGCCCCGCAACGTACCGAATGCATCGCCCCGGCAAAACCGGGTGGCGGTTTCGATCTCACCTGCAAGCTAATCCAGGTTTCCATGCAGGAGACCGGCCAGATCAGTTCACCGATGCGCGTCACCTATATGCCGGGCGGCGTGGGCGCCGTGGCGTATAACGCCATCATTGCGCAGCGTCCGGCCGAAGCAGGCACGCTGGTGGCCTTCTCCGGCGGGTCGCTACTCAACCTTTCTCAGGGCAAATTTGGCCGCTACTCCGTTGATGACGTGAAGTGGCTGGCTGCAGTCGGCACCGATTACGGCATGGTAGCGGTGCGGGCAGACGCGCCGTGGAAAACCCTGGGTGAGCTGATGGCAGCGATGAAAAACGATCCCACCAAAGTGGTGGTGGGCGCTGGCGCGTCGATTGGCAGTCAGGACTGGATGAAAACCGCCCTGCTGGCGCGTGAAGCCGGTATCGATCCCCGCAAAATGCGCTACGTGGCGTTTGAAGGCGGCGGCGAACCGGTGACGGCCCTGCTGGGCAATCATATCCAGGTGGTCTCAGGCGACATGAGTGAAATGGTGCCCCATCTGCAGAGCGGCAAAATGCGCGTGCTGGCGGTCATGAGCGATAAGCGCCTGCCGGGCGCGCTGGCGGAAATCCCAACGGCAAAAGAGCAGGGTTTTAACGTTGAGTGGCCGGTGATCCGCGGTTACTACCTCGGTCCCAAAGTCAGCGAGGCTGATTACCAGTGGTGGGAAGACGCGTTTAAGAAGCTGGTGACTACCAAAGAGTTTCAGCAGCAGCGCGACCTGCGCGGCCTGTTTGAATTCAACCTGTTCGGCAGTGAACTGGACGCCTACGTGAAAAAACAGGTGGCGCAGTATCGTGAACAGGCGAAATCCTTCGGCCTGGCCAAATAGCGGAGGCGGCGATGAGCGATCGTATTTTTGCCGGCGTCTGGCTGGTGCTGTGCATTGCCGGGCTGTTCATCGCCTGGCAAATCCAGAGCGATTACAGCTACGAACCGGTAGGGCCGCGCCCCTTCCCGATGCTGCTGCTGAGCCTGATGGCGATCTGTGCGGTGATGATGCTGCTGCGCAAGCCGGATACGGTGCAGTGGCCGGTCGCGGCAACGCTGAAACGACTGCTGCTGCTGTGCGTGATGCTGTTTCTCTACGGCTGGCTGTTTGAGCGCCTGGGTTTCACGCTGTGCACCACGCTGCTGACCTTCGGCATTGGTCTGCTGTTTGGCGCGCGCTGGTGGGCCGCCGCGCTCTCCGGCGTAATAATGGGCGTGGCGTTATTTTATGCCTTTGATCGTCTGCTGGATGTGACGCTGCCCGTCGGCAGCTGGTTCAGTTAACGGGAGCATGTTATGGATACCTGGTCTTTTCTGATGCAGGGTTTCAGCGTCGCTATGACGCCGGAAAACCTGATGATTGCCCTGATTGGCTGCTTTATCGGCACCATTGTTGGCCTGCTGCCGGGCCTCGGCCCTATCAACGGCGTGGCCATTCTGATGCCGCTGGCATTTGCCCTGCACCTGCCGGCGGAATCAGCGCTGATCCTGCTGGCAACGGTCTATATTGGCTGTGAGTATGGCGGCCGCATCTCGTCGATCCTGCTTAACGTGCCGGGCGACGCCGGGGCCATCATGACCGCGCTGGATGGCTATCCGATGGCGCAGCAGGGTAAAGCGGGCGTGGCGCTTTCGATTTCAGCCGTCAGCTCCTTTATCGGTTCGACCATCGCCATTCTCGGCATCATCCTGTTCGCGCCGCTGCTGGCGAACTGGTCGCTGGCGTTTGGCCCGGCAGAGTATTTCGCCCTGATGGTGTTCGCCATTGCCTGCCTTGGCAGCATGATGAGCCACAATCCGCTGAAATCATTCCTCGCTGCACTGATCGGGCTTGGCATGGCGACGGTGGGTGTCGACGCTAACACCGGCGTCTACCGCTTTACCTTTGACAGCGTACACCTCTCCGACGGCATTCAGTTTGTGGTGGTGGTGATTGGCCTGTTCTCGGTCAGCGAGATTCTGCTGATGCTGGAGTCCACCAGCAGCGGCCAGAAGATGGTGCGCGCCAGCGGCCGGATGCTGTTCAATATGAAAGAGGCGGCCCAGGCAACCGGCGCCACGTTGCGCTCCTCCTTTATTGGCTTTTTTGTCGGCATTCTGCCGGGCGCCGGCGCGACAATCGCCAGCGCGATTGCCTATATGAGCGAGAAGAAGATCAGCGGCAGCGATCAGTTCGGCAAAGGCGATATCCGTGGCGTCGCGGCACCGGAGGCGGCGAACAACGCCTCGGCGTGCGGCTCTTTTATTCCGATGCTGACGCTGGGGATTCCCGGTTCCGGCACTACGGCGGTGATGGTGGGTGCACTCACGCTCTACAACATCACGCCGGGTCCGGCGATGTTTACTGAACAGCCGGACATCGTCTGGGGGCTGATTGCCGCGCTGCTGATTGGTAACGTCATGCTGCTGATCATGAACATTCCCATGATCAACATCTTTGCGCGCATGCTGACCATTCCGCTGTGGTTTCTGGTGCCGGCCATTGCGGCGATCTCTGCCGTCGGCGTTTACGCCGTGCACAGCACCACCTTTGACCTGCTGCTGATGGTCGGGCTGGGCGTGTTCGGTTATATCCTGCGCAAGATGGATTTCCCGATGTCACCGCTGATTCTGGGCTTTGTGCTGGGGGAAATGCTGGAGCAGAACCTGCGACGTGCGCTCTCTATCAGTAACGGTAACCTGCCGATTCTGTGGGAAAGTTCCATCAGTAAAGTGCTGCTGGTGCTGGCGGTGGCGGTGCTGGTCGTGCCGCCACTGTGGAAGTGGTGGCGCCGCAAGCGCCTGAAGCTGGCCGCAGCAGAATAAATCCTTGTCTTATTGCTTTTCTCTGCTAAGCCCCCGTGGATTTCCCGGGGGCTTTTGCTATCATATGCCATCGTTTTTCCGGCGCACCCGGATCTGACTCGTTTTAAAGGATTCCGCCATGCAACCTCTTAGCGGTCCCGGTGTGCCTGCGGGCGATCGTTCACCTCTTTCTCACGCTTCCGGCCCGTCACGTGCCGGCGGCCCGGCTGGCGAACAGCCGCTCTCCCCGGCGCAGCGCACCACGCTGGAGCGCCTGATTGTGCGCATCATGTCACTCAGCACGCTGAAAGCGCCCGAGTTATGGGCAGGCGTGCGGCATGAAGTGGGCGTCAAAAATGACGCGGAGCTGCTGTCGCGCCATTTCCCGGCTGCGGAACAGCATCTCAATACTCGTCTGGCACAGGTACAGAACAGCCACGCCACACGCCAGCTGCTGCAACAGCTGCAGGAAAAGCTGCCGCAGGGCAATAACCGTCAGGCGGTGAGTGATTTCATCCGTCAGCAGTTTAATCAGACGGTGCTGAGTGCGCTGTCGCAGGATCAGCTGCGCCAGGTGCTGACCATGCTGCAGAATGGCCAGATGGCGATTCCGCAACCGCAGCAAACGCGCATTACCGATCGCACCCTGCTGCCGGCAGAGCAGCAGACGCTGAACCAGCAGGTCACGCGCCTGGCAGCCGCGACCGGTGAATCGCCGGTCAAAGTGCTGGCCGACACGCTGAAACTGGTCAACCTGAAAAGTGGCGATCCGGTGCCTTCGCGCCACTTCCCGCTGCTGACGCAGTATCTGCAGGTGCGGCAGACCCTGAGCCAGCACACCTCGCCGACGCTGCAGCTGCTGGAAAGCTCCCTGAAGCAGCCGCTCAGCCACGATGAGCAGCGCCTGCTGGAAGATTACAGCCAGCAGCGTTTTCAGGCCTTGCCACACACCATTCTGACCCCGGCGCAGAGCCAGGATCTGCTGAATCTGCTGTTCAGCCGCCGCGTTGAACGCAGCCAGGATGCGCCGCTGGCGGACAGCGCGCTGCGCCCGCAGCCCATCTGGGCGCCGTTTGTTGAGATCCTGCCGCGTCCGCTGGCGCAGCGGCCGGCACTGACGCTGGTGCTTGGGCTGGCACTGTTCTTCTTCCTGTTCTGGCTGCTGCTGTAACTCAGCAGCCGCAACCGGCTGCAGTCGCTGCCTGCGGCCACGCGCCGGGCTGCGGACCGGTGGTCAGCGGATGGCCGTCGCGCTTCCAGAAATCCAGCCCGCCAATCAGCTCTTTTACCTGAAATCCCAGCGCGGCCAGCCTGAGTGCCGCTTTGGTCGAGCCATTACAGCCAATGCCGTCGCAGTAAGTGATATAGACAGTGCGACGATCGAGCGCGGCGGTGCTTTCTGCCGTCATGGTGCGGTGCGGAAACGACAGCGCGCCGCAGATATGCCCGGCTTCATACGCTTCGCGGCTGCGGGCGTCTATCACCATAATCTGCGTTATACCCTGCGCTAAATCTTCCGCCAGATCCCACGCGTCCGCATAGAAGCTGAGTTTGTGTTGCAGGTAGGCCACGCTCTGCTGCGGGCTGGCCGGGGGAAAGTGTAAGACCGATGACATCGCATTCTCCTGTTGTGGTTTGCCCTGAGTGTACGGCAAAGTGGTCTGGTGTCTGAGACCACTTTGCGCAGGATGATAAGACCACTATGAGCCACGCCCTTTTCACGCTGTTCAGCCGCCAGACGCAGGGCGGCCTGCGCGAACGGCTGTGCAGCACGCTGCGTCAGGCGATTGTCAGCGGCCATCTGCGCTACGCTGAAAAACTGCCCTCCAGCCGGCAACTGGCGCGCGATCTGTCGCTTTCACGGGTGACGGTGGAAGCCGCTTATGCCCAGCTGGAGAGTGAAGGCTATCTGCGGCGTCACGCCGGGCGCGGCACCTTTGTAGCGATTGCGCTGCCGCCCACAGCCCGTCCACCCTCTTCCCGCCCCGGCCCGCGTTTCTCACAGCGCGGCCTGCAGGTGCTGGCCACCGGCGGCTGTCAGGACCCGCCGTTTCCGCACGCCTTTGCGGCGGGCTCGCCGGATTTGCGTGCATTTCCCCATCGCCAGTGGCAACGGCTGAGCCATCAACTGCAGCGTTCGCTCGGCAGTCGCGTTATGGGCTACGGCGATCCGCTGGGTTATGCGCCGCTGCGCAGTGCGGTGGCGGATTATCTGGCGCTGTCGCGCGGTATGCGCTGCACGGCACAGCAGGTGGTGGTGCTGACCAGCTCCCAGCAGGCGCTGCAGCTGCTGGCGCTGCTGCTACTCGATCCCGGTGATGAAGTCTGGCTGGAGGAGCCGGGTTATCCCGGTGCCCGCAACGCTTTTCTCGCGGCGGGCGCGCACTGTCGTGCCATGCGGCTGGATCAACAGGGGGCGGTGCCACTACAGGGTCATGCCCGGCTGGTCTATCTGACGCCAGGCCATCACTATCCCAGCGGCCTGCCGATGAGCCCGGAACGCCGGCTGCAGTGGCTGGCCTGGGCGCGGCAAAACAGTAGCTGGCTGATTGAGGACGATTACGACAGCGAGTTTCACTATGACGAGCGCCCTGCCCCGGCGCTGCAGGGTATGGAAGCAGACAGCCGGGTCATTGCGCTCGGCACGTTTTCCAAGACGCTGTTTCCCTCGCTGCGGCTGGCGTGGATGGTGGTGCCGCCTTCGCTGGTGGAGGCGCTTGGCCGGGCGCGCAGTGTTCTGGACGGGCACAGCGCGCTACTGCCCCAGGCAACCGCCGCCGCGTTTTTACAGCAGGGGCATTTTGCCAGCCACCTGCGGCTGATGCGTCAGCTTTACCATAGCCGTCGCGATTGTCTGCTGGCGCAGATCCACACCCGTCTGCAGCCGTGGATTCGGCCACTGCATGCCGCCGGCGGCCTGCAGCTGACGGTGGAACTGCTGGCGGGAGACGAAGCGCAGCTGACGCAGCAGGCCAGTGATATCGGCCTGTTGCTGCCCCGGCTGTCGCCGCTGTATGCCACGCCGGCGCGTCAGTCAGGCTGGATGCTGGGCTTCGCCGCGCTGACGCCCGGCGAGATCGTCACGGCCTGCGAGCGGCTGGAGACGCTGCTGGCGCGCAGCGTACAAACACGCCGGTAATCACGAGGCGCACCGCATGCCGTTGCCAAACAGGCCGAACGCTGGCCACGATCGGCAGAGCAGGCTTTTCATGGCAGTTACTCTGCCGTTGAGCAGATGATGCACGGTGCAAAACAGTCTCGCTGATGGAGAGCCAGGAAGAATAACGGTTTTTTTGATGGCAGCAGGCGGGAGAGAACGGGAGGATAGTGCGGTGTACCGCGGCAAAATAACAGAGGCCGGTTTAACCGGCCTCCTGAGCCTGTCAGCCTGCTGTCAGCTGGCTGCGGCTGCCATGCTGTACGATGGCAGCCGTAAATTACGCCTGATATTTACGCATGGTCAGGGTGGCGTTGGTGCCGCCGAAACCAAAGCTGTTTGACATCACGGTCGTCAGCGCTTTTTCAGTTGGCTGCGTCACGATGTTCATGCCTTTACCGGCTTCGTCCAGCTCTTCCACGTTAATGCTAGGGGCGATAAAACCGTGCTCCAGCATCAGAAGCGTGTAAATCGCTTCCTGTACGCCTGCCGCACCCAGCGAGTGGCCGGTCATGGCTTTGGTGGCAGAGAGATAAGGTGTGTTGTCGCCAAACACTTCACGGATCGCACCCAGCTCTTTAACGTCACCCACCGGCGTTGAGGTGCCGTGCGTATTCAGGTAATCGATTGGCGTATCAAGACCCTGCATCGCCATCTTCATGCAGCGCACCGCGCCTTCGCCTGACGGAGCCACCATGTCTGCACCGTCAGATGTTGCACCGTAGCCGACGATTTCAGCATAGATGTGCGCACCGCGTGCCAGCGCATGCTCCAGCTCTTCCACCACTACCATGCCGCCGCCGCCGGCGATCACGAAGCCATCGCGGTTCGCATCGTAGGTGCGTGAGGCTTTTTCCGGCGTCTCGTTGTATTTGGTAGAGAGCGCGCCCATGGCGTCGAATTCGCAGGCCATTTCCCAGCTCAGCTCTTCACCGCCGCCGGCGAATACCACGTCCTGTTTGCCCAGCTGAATCTGCTCAACGGCGTTGCCGATGCAGTGTGCTGAGGTGGCGCAGGCTGAGCTGATCGAGTAGTTCACACCGTGAATTTTGAACGGCGTGGCCAGACAGGCAGACACACCGGACGCCATCGCTTTGGTGACCACGTACGGGCCCACGCCTTTCAGACCACGCGGGCCTCGCATCGCATCCGCACCGAACACCTGGTAACGCGGCGAGCCGCCGCCGGAACCGGCAATCAGCCCCACACGCGGGTTGTTCTGATACTGCTCGTCGCTCAGGCCGGCATCTTTGATGGCTTCAGCCATCGACAGGTAAGCATAAATGGAGGCATCACTCATGAAACGCACAATTTTGCGATCGATGAGCCCGTTGGTATCCAGTTTGACATTACCCCATACA belongs to Candidatus Pantoea soli and includes:
- the fabB gene encoding beta-ketoacyl-ACP synthase I, yielding MKRAVITGLGIVSSIGNNQQEVLASLREGRSGITFSEEMKEAGMRSHVWGNVKLDTNGLIDRKIVRFMSDASIYAYLSMAEAIKDAGLSDEQYQNNPRVGLIAGSGGGSPRYQVFGADAMRGPRGLKGVGPYVVTKAMASGVSACLATPFKIHGVNYSISSACATSAHCIGNAVEQIQLGKQDVVFAGGGEELSWEMACEFDAMGALSTKYNETPEKASRTYDANRDGFVIAGGGGMVVVEELEHALARGAHIYAEIVGYGATSDGADMVAPSGEGAVRCMKMAMQGLDTPIDYLNTHGTSTPVGDVKELGAIREVFGDNTPYLSATKAMTGHSLGAAGVQEAIYTLLMLEHGFIAPSINVEELDEAGKGMNIVTQPTEKALTTVMSNSFGFGGTNATLTMRKYQA